The Megasphaera elsdenii DSM 20460 genome includes the window GAAATGGATAAGCAGCCTAAGCAGATTGTCAGTGAATCCGATTTCACCCAAGCTTGTGCATCGTCAGAAGCCTTTATCCGCAGCCATGAAGATACACTGGCTGAAGAATACCGCCACCAGGTCTTAGATGAAATGGAAAGGGAGCGTGAATGTGATGAACAGCGTAACCATGAAATTGCAGGCTGACCCATTGATTTTGCAGGCCCTTCAGGAAGACATTACGAGTGAAGACGTGACGACTAATGCCATTTTGCCGAAAGACTGTCAGGGTGAAGCGGAGCTCCTGTGCAAACAAGATGGCATCATTGCCGGCCTCGATGTCTTTGCCCGGGCCTTTACGCTGTTGGATGACAAGGTGTGGTTTGAATTCTTTACGAAAGACGGCGATGAAGTCCACAAAGGCCAGAAGCTGGCTAAAGTTGTCGGCAGTATGCAGGCCATCTTATCGGCCGAACGGGTAGGACTCAACTATTTGCAGCGCATGAGCGGCATAGCGACTTATACCCATCAGGTCGTATCCCTGCTGGAAGGAACTGGGATTACCCTCGTCGATACGCGCAAGACGACGCCGAATATGCGGGTCTTTGAAAAATATGCTGTCACGGTTGGCGGCGGTAAGAATCATCGCTATAACCTGTCCGACGGCGTCCTCCTCAAGGACAATCACATCAGCGCTGCCGGTGGCGTAGCCAAGGCCGTTGCCTTGGCCAAAGCTTATGCGCCTTTTGTCCGTAAAATCGAAGTCGAAACGGAAACGTTGGACATGGTCCGCGAAGCCGTCGAAGCCGGCGCCGACATCATCATGCTGGATAATATGAGCCACGACATGATGAGAGAAGCGATAGCCCTCATCGACGGCCGGGCTGAAACGGAATGTTCCGGCAACGTGACCAAAGAAAATATTGCCGCCTTGGCCGATATCGGCGTCGATTACATCTCTAGTGGCGCCTTGACCCATTCCGCGCCTATCCTGGACTTATCCCTGAAACACCTTCATCGGATATAGTGGCCCGTAGTTCGTGATTCGCAGTTCATGGCTCGTAGGGGCGACCACGTGGAACACCGTTTTGTTGCTTGTTGCAATACATTAGTCCCTTGACAAGGGATGAAATAGCGATATAATAGAATCAAAGAAAAGACAACGATGTCATGATTGATGTCGTTGTCTTTTCTGTTTTTGGTATTATCCGATCTTGAGAGGGGGCCTTCACATGTATGTATGGCGAATGGAAAAGATTATGGCAGAAAATTTCCGCGAATGGAAAATGCTGCAGCAGTGTCAACTACTCCCGACTAAAGTCGGGAGCTTGTAAGTCGGAACTACATAGGTACTAACGACATCTAAAAGATGTCTTCCTAAATCCGCCTACATCATCGGGGGGGCTGACAACACCCGCTTTGCTAAGGAGTTTACTCCGAAGCAGTTGTTATTCTTTCATAACGAGGATGGTTATCTCCGGAAATCCACATAGTTCCGAGGAGCTGAATATTCATAGCTCCGATACGGTCATCGTTAGATCTGTAACCACACTGGCAACGATATAAGTGTTTGTGATGGTCACGGTTTTCTTTGTGGATAGTACCGCATTTGGGACAACGTTGAGAGGTATACTTAGCAGATACCTTCAGAACTTCGGAACGATTTTCATGAGCCTTATAGGTCAGGA containing:
- the nadC gene encoding carboxylating nicotinate-nucleotide diphosphorylase, which translates into the protein MNSVTMKLQADPLILQALQEDITSEDVTTNAILPKDCQGEAELLCKQDGIIAGLDVFARAFTLLDDKVWFEFFTKDGDEVHKGQKLAKVVGSMQAILSAERVGLNYLQRMSGIATYTHQVVSLLEGTGITLVDTRKTTPNMRVFEKYAVTVGGGKNHRYNLSDGVLLKDNHISAAGGVAKAVALAKAYAPFVRKIEVETETLDMVREAVEAGADIIMLDNMSHDMMREAIALIDGRAETECSGNVTKENIAALADIGVDYISSGALTHSAPILDLSLKHLHRI